TAAATTGCTTAACGATTCGAGCTGTGTCATCACTGGAACGATCATCACGAATAATGACCCGATCCGGCTGACTTTTTTGATCATAGATTGATTGCAATTGATCAGAGATAAATTGCGACCCGTTATAGGTCGCCATGATTGATGTTGCTGTTAATTTCATAACCACCCCCAATTCTCATTGTAAATTTTTCTAACAAAAGGGCAAATTGCAAGTCAGCTTTGAGAAGGGTTATTCATGGAAAAACAGCTAAAATCTGTCACACACAAACATTGCTGCAGACAGCCGAAAACCCGCTGCTAGCAACAACTTCAGTATACAAAGGATTTTGAATGAAATGCGTAAAATTAGATCATCATGAATAAAATGAAATTTTAATTTTTTTAAAAATATAAATTCGTTTAAATTGAATTAATACAAATTCTTCTATTTTTTAATTTTTATGTTTTTGACGAAATCAAGCTTCGGAGCGTAACAAGCGAGTTTCGATTTCTGCCAATAATTTGTTTGCAAGTTCTGGATAAGACAAAGAGTGGCGGTCAAGATATGCCTGAACTGATTTGATAAAGAGCGGAAAGTGGTCATTTTCGCTTGGAATAGCGGCAAAGTGGCCGCCACTAGCCCGTTTTTCCAGCTGCCAAGCACTGTCTGCATGAGCGCGGCGAACAAACAAAGCTTTTTTAATATGATACAAAGACTGCCTTAATATAGCTGCCAGCCAGGTCGGCTGGTCATGTGTCTGCGGCAGTCCATTACCGTCAATCGGTACCTCATGAAAAATATTCAGAACAGTCGGTATGATAGTTTTCCTGACAGCCATCGCACAGCCTGGACGCAAAGTCATTAAATTCGCCAAAGTAGCAGACACACGTGTCAGATTCTGATGATCCGGTTCGTCTATTGCAAACATTGTCAGCAGATTTTGTCCGGCCGGCAGGTAATCAAAGTCCGATACCAGCAACTCTGCGTCTGGGTGATTAGTAAAGATTTTCATTGACTCAGACACCTTGTCGTCATACCAAAGATCGTCCTGATCACAATAAAAAACAATATCCGTATCGGTCTGGGCTAACATATGAAGAAAGTTTTCCCGCCAGCCTAGGCGTTTTGCATTGACTTGAAAATCCCAACGACCGCCTAAATGATGCTGGGCGACGAAGTCCCGTGCCACTTGTGCCGTATTGTCCGAAGAACCATCATCAGAAATCAGTACCTTTGTCACAGGCATTTTCTGCTCATAAATTGATTGCAGCTGCTCATGGAGATATTTTTCACCGTTGTAGCTTGCGATAATTACCGTGGATGTTAGATTCATGGTCACCTCCTATTTTCATTGTATGATGGACTTTAACGAACAATTTTCGTAAATTAGCCCAAGTTAGCGAAGGGACTATGATTATGGTTTTTAAATTCTCCCATTTTGCTTATTTTGTTAAAATATGAGTGAGCAAGATGGCTTATAAAACATTAAAAACAGTTGCCTACGAGGCGCAT
The Oenococcus kitaharae DSM 17330 DNA segment above includes these coding regions:
- a CDS encoding glycosyltransferase, translated to MNLTSTVIIASYNGEKYLHEQLQSIYEQKMPVTKVLISDDGSSDNTAQVARDFVAQHHLGGRWDFQVNAKRLGWRENFLHMLAQTDTDIVFYCDQDDLWYDDKVSESMKIFTNHPDAELLVSDFDYLPAGQNLLTMFAIDEPDHQNLTRVSATLANLMTLRPGCAMAVRKTIIPTVLNIFHEVPIDGNGLPQTHDQPTWLAAILRQSLYHIKKALFVRRAHADSAWQLEKRASGGHFAAIPSENDHFPLFIKSVQAYLDRHSLSYPELANKLLAEIETRLLRSEA